One stretch of Leptospira mtsangambouensis DNA includes these proteins:
- a CDS encoding PrsW family glutamic-type intramembrane protease, whose protein sequence is MKEIGPIDYLIGSFTILPWAIVIWKAYKPKKGWQEVLGIFLALFFGWLSTDLILRLHPILWPETDFMPKKKVSMLTQTAHLAFIQAGITEETFKIFFIMILSFVLGYDKKTKTFSPNVVLFGSFVAMGFSFIENTHYIAREPDEKKFDLFVARTVHSSNIHLLINLCFSLFLLKSNLKIENANKRLYIALGFALAVMQHGVVDFLLIPGSIIGLWIATSLFVGIWVWTVNDWRELVVDRKHQSIEI, encoded by the coding sequence ATGAAAGAAATTGGACCCATTGATTATTTGATTGGATCATTCACGATTCTTCCTTGGGCAATTGTCATTTGGAAGGCATACAAACCTAAAAAAGGTTGGCAGGAAGTATTGGGTATCTTTTTGGCTTTGTTCTTTGGTTGGTTGTCCACCGATTTAATTCTCAGACTCCATCCCATCCTTTGGCCAGAAACAGATTTTATGCCAAAGAAAAAAGTAAGTATGTTAACTCAAACTGCTCATTTGGCTTTTATCCAAGCAGGCATCACGGAAGAGACATTTAAGATATTTTTTATTATGATTTTGTCTTTTGTATTAGGTTATGATAAAAAAACAAAAACCTTTTCACCTAATGTGGTTTTGTTTGGATCTTTTGTGGCAATGGGATTTTCATTTATTGAAAACACTCATTACATTGCAAGAGAGCCGGACGAAAAAAAATTCGACCTCTTCGTTGCACGAACCGTTCATTCTTCCAATATTCATTTGCTGATCAATCTCTGTTTTTCTTTATTTTTGTTGAAGAGCAATTTGAAAATAGAGAATGCCAACAAACGATTGTACATTGCATTGGGTTTTGCCTTGGCTGTGATGCAACATGGGGTTGTAGACTTTTTATTGATCCCCGGTTCCATCATTGGTCTTTGGATTGCTACTTCCCTTTTCGTTGGGATTTGGGTTTGGACTGTAAACGATTGGCGGGAACTGGTGGTGGATAGAAAACACCAATCGATAGAAATTTAA
- a CDS encoding GyrI-like domain-containing protein yields the protein MPELTEPLVKTENFTVMGLKIRTSNAPGDADIKIPAIYSRFYKEDIPKQMEMFRKYDPLFAVYFNYASDENGAYDFLLGYAVETNTKLLPGMEIVHIEPQNGRYFQIQPGAPEEVVPKFWAEIWNHPEIPKIRTYQTDWEEYSEAGIRVFLSTK from the coding sequence ATGCCTGAATTGACGGAACCATTGGTAAAAACTGAAAATTTCACGGTGATGGGCCTCAAAATCCGGACTTCGAATGCACCTGGTGATGCTGATATCAAAATACCAGCAATCTACTCTCGGTTTTACAAAGAAGACATTCCTAAACAAATGGAGATGTTTCGAAAGTATGATCCACTCTTTGCAGTTTATTTCAACTATGCGTCTGATGAAAACGGGGCTTATGATTTTTTGTTAGGTTATGCTGTCGAAACAAACACAAAGTTGTTACCAGGAATGGAGATAGTGCACATCGAACCACAAAACGGTCGTTATTTTCAAATCCAACCGGGAGCGCCAGAGGAAGTGGTCCCTAAATTTTGGGCGGAGATTTGGAACCATCCAGAAATTCCCAAAATCAGAACCTATCAAACAGATTGGGAAGAATATTCGGAAGCAGGGATCAGAGTTTTTTTATCTACAAAATGA